One window of the Rhipicephalus sanguineus isolate Rsan-2018 chromosome 2, BIME_Rsan_1.4, whole genome shotgun sequence genome contains the following:
- the LOC119381227 gene encoding elongation of very long chain fatty acids protein AAEL008004, with protein MAPGMTLSTLFFADDTSHTWLPKRDHRSEGWPLTGNPLPVLMITAAYVYFVKLAGPRWMSRRKPFDLKACILVYNLSATLLSAFFVCRFVKLAYWDLGYTFLQGLDTTDSAASREILRLSWWLYMFKLCELADTVFFVLRKKNQQISALHVVHHVIVAWNMWLDVTYGAQSHAMFIRCLNTFVHVFMYTYYFLAALGPAYKRLLWWKKYMTMTQISQFVLLLVHAFGMVFAKGNYVGLFVWLEVAQAILFFVWFMIFYIQAYSKRKV; from the coding sequence ATGGCACCTGGGATGACTTTGTCGACACTGTTCTTCGCTGACGACACCAGCCACACGTGGCTGCCGAAGCGCGACCATCGGTCTGAAGGTTGGCCGCTGACCGGCAATCCGCTGCCGGTCCTCATGATCACGGCCGCTTACGTGTACTTTGTCAAGCTGGCTGGTCCCCGTTGGATGTCCCGCCGCAAGCCCTTCGACCTGAAAGCCTGCATCCTAGTTTACAACCTGTCGGCCACCCTGCTCAGCGCCTTCTTCGTGTGTCGCTTCGTAAAGCTCGCGTATTGGGACCTTGGCTACACCTTTCTGCAGGGCCTCGACACGACCGACTCGGCTGCGAGCCGCGAGATCTTGCGCTTATCCTGGTGGCTTTACATGTTCAAGCTGTGCGAGCTCGCCGACACCGTGTTCTTTGTGCTGCGCAAGAAGAACCAGCAAATCAGCGCACTCCACGTTGTGCACCACGTGATCGTCGCCTGGAACATGTGGTTGGACGTGACGTACGGCGCCCAGTCACATGCGATGTTCATCAGGTGCCTGAACACGTTTGTGCACGTGTTCATGTACACGTACTACTTCCTCGCGGCGCTTGGACCCGCCTACAAGCGGCTACTGTGGTGGAAGAAGTACATGACCATGACGCAGATTTCGCAATTCGTCCTTTTGCTCGTGCACGCCTTTGGCATGGTGTTCGCCAAGGGAAACTACGTGGGGCTCTTCGTGTGGCTCGAG